Proteins encoded in a region of the Paucibacter sediminis genome:
- a CDS encoding SDR family oxidoreductase: MTSRVLVTGSGGYLGRQLVEALAASSERPELIVAMDLREPPSAQRLPGVVYAQGDIRSADLQALMQQHRIDQVVHLAAIVTPPKGSDRQLEYEVDVLGTRRLLEACVASGVTQVVISSSGAAYGYHADNPAWLKESDPVRGNEEFAYAWHKRLVEEMLADYRQRHPALQQTVLRVGTILGERVNNQITALFEKPRILVLRGAASPFVFIWDQDVVGIIQHALRTRQAGIFNVAGDGALGLRELAARMGKPCLVLPPLLLQIGLAIGHKLGLTRYGPEQLRFLRYRPVLDNQRLKTELGYRPRKSSAEVFELWWASRQRAPAAGPEAAP; the protein is encoded by the coding sequence ATGACGTCGAGAGTGCTTGTCACCGGCAGCGGTGGCTATCTGGGCCGGCAGCTGGTGGAGGCGCTGGCGGCCTCCAGCGAGCGGCCCGAGCTGATCGTGGCCATGGACCTGCGCGAGCCGCCGTCCGCGCAGCGCCTGCCCGGCGTGGTCTATGCCCAGGGCGACATTCGCAGCGCCGATCTGCAGGCGCTGATGCAGCAGCACCGGATCGACCAGGTGGTGCATCTGGCCGCCATCGTCACGCCGCCCAAGGGCAGCGATCGGCAGCTCGAGTACGAGGTCGATGTGCTCGGCACCCGGCGCCTGCTGGAGGCCTGCGTGGCCAGCGGCGTGACCCAGGTGGTGATCTCGTCCTCGGGCGCGGCCTATGGCTATCACGCCGACAACCCGGCCTGGCTGAAGGAAAGCGACCCGGTGCGCGGCAACGAGGAATTCGCCTATGCCTGGCACAAGCGCCTGGTGGAGGAGATGCTGGCCGACTACCGGCAGCGCCATCCGGCGCTCCAGCAGACCGTGCTGCGCGTCGGCACCATCCTGGGCGAGCGCGTCAACAACCAGATCACGGCGCTGTTCGAGAAGCCGCGCATCCTGGTGCTGCGCGGCGCCGCCAGCCCCTTCGTCTTCATCTGGGACCAGGACGTGGTGGGCATCATCCAGCATGCGCTGCGCACCCGCCAGGCCGGCATCTTCAATGTGGCCGGCGATGGCGCGCTGGGCCTGCGCGAGCTGGCCGCGCGCATGGGCAAGCCCTGCCTGGTGCTGCCGCCGCTGCTGCTGCAGATCGGGCTGGCGATCGGCCACAAGCTGGGCCTGACGCGCTACGGCCCCGAGCAATTGCGCTTCCTGCGCTACCGCCCGGTGCTGGACAACCAGCGCCTCAAGACCGAGCTGGGCTATCGGCCGCGCAAGAGCTCGGCCGAGGTGTTCGAACTCTGGTGGGCGAGCCGCCAGCGCGCGCCCGCGGCCGGGCCCGAGGCTGCGCCATGA
- a CDS encoding MFS transporter: MKEDSKARPWFLASCLCAFTAGHMINYSVILFAQDMLGSAWLSGLGLGLCFGPPLLLGWFAGVLCDRLAPGRVIQAAQGVFALAAAALWFTQQRGTAGAPTLLLAAACAGVAWSFASPARMAALAQIVPAAQLKGSSVLFNVFVMLGFGLGPLMIALLKRAGGWRLVVQGIVVLVALASVLLLPVRTRRGSQHRQSVAAEVREGLAAVRGRPLLLQLMLVAMAGYLAMGPMQVLLPKLATAQLGLAELQRGLLLGSLALSLILGGVLAMVLGPRVRHGAAIFAATLGAGAALALLGSAHDVGPALALLAAVGMLGGMGLSLIVAGIQAEAPLAVRGRVLSMYTIISQVVPAASGVLAGALVQGFGVSVALWVCGGTLVALMLINLMWMRALRTQRS; the protein is encoded by the coding sequence ATGAAAGAAGACAGCAAGGCCCGGCCCTGGTTCCTGGCCTCCTGCCTCTGCGCCTTCACGGCCGGGCACATGATCAACTACAGCGTGATCCTGTTCGCGCAGGACATGCTGGGCTCGGCCTGGCTCTCCGGCCTGGGCCTGGGCCTGTGCTTCGGCCCGCCCTTGCTGCTGGGCTGGTTTGCCGGTGTGCTGTGCGACCGGCTCGCGCCCGGGCGCGTGATCCAGGCCGCGCAGGGCGTGTTTGCGCTGGCGGCGGCGGCGCTCTGGTTCACCCAGCAGCGCGGCACGGCGGGTGCGCCCACCTTGCTGCTGGCCGCCGCCTGCGCCGGCGTGGCCTGGAGCTTTGCCTCGCCGGCGCGCATGGCGGCGCTGGCGCAGATCGTGCCGGCGGCACAGCTCAAGGGCAGTTCGGTGCTGTTCAATGTGTTCGTGATGCTGGGCTTCGGCCTCGGGCCCCTGATGATCGCCCTGCTCAAGCGCGCCGGCGGCTGGCGGCTGGTGGTGCAGGGCATCGTCGTGCTGGTGGCGCTGGCCTCGGTGCTGCTGCTGCCGGTACGCACGCGGCGCGGCAGTCAGCACCGGCAGTCGGTCGCGGCCGAGGTACGCGAGGGTCTGGCGGCGGTACGCGGCCGGCCGCTCTTGCTGCAGCTGATGCTGGTGGCGATGGCGGGCTACCTGGCGATGGGGCCGATGCAGGTGCTGCTGCCCAAGCTGGCCACCGCCCAGCTGGGCCTGGCGGAGTTGCAGCGCGGCCTGCTGCTGGGCAGCCTGGCGCTCTCGCTGATCCTGGGCGGTGTGCTGGCCATGGTGCTCGGCCCGCGTGTGCGGCATGGCGCGGCCATCTTCGCGGCCACGCTGGGCGCGGGAGCCGCCCTGGCCCTGCTGGGCAGTGCCCATGACGTGGGCCCGGCCCTGGCCCTGCTGGCCGCGGTGGGCATGCTGGGCGGCATGGGCTTGAGCCTGATCGTGGCCGGCATCCAGGCCGAGGCGCCGTTGGCGGTGCGCGGCCGCGTGCTGAGCATGTACACCATCATCTCCCAGGTGGTGCCGGCCGCCTCGGGCGTGCTGGCCGGCGCGCTGGTGCAGGGCTTTGGCGTGAGCGTGGCGCTGTGGGTGTGCGGCGGCACCCTGGTGGCGCTGATGCTGATCAATCTCATGTGGATGCGGGCGCTGCGAACGCAGCGCAGTTGA
- a CDS encoding AraC family transcriptional regulator has product MQHPDFPLLDERIHRPHKLQALVDILLGLGVPAEAALAGTGLQRADFQRAELRVSAQQLLSVCANALRLSPQADVALRAGLAARITQFGLYGYALLSSPTAREAVAMAMKYRALTAPLVGMEFAERGAQVAWQFSDAYRLGEGSPLYRFVLEWQLGTQLALHRDVLGTDLRPRVVCLPYPAPAHAARYAELLGCPAEFGANGRCELLFDASWLEHVPAQGNPATALVARETCERLLAEFQQARGVTSRLIALLLQAPGRFPGIEDVAAAWQISSRTLRRQLAEEGNAFQQVLDKVRCQLALDYLRQTQLSNDEIAASLGYSEAANFRAAFKRWTGLTPSAARRKG; this is encoded by the coding sequence ATGCAGCATCCAGACTTTCCCTTGCTCGACGAGCGCATCCACCGGCCGCACAAGCTGCAGGCCCTGGTGGACATCCTGCTGGGCCTGGGCGTGCCGGCGGAGGCCGCGCTGGCCGGCACCGGCCTGCAGCGCGCCGATTTCCAGCGCGCCGAGCTGCGCGTCAGCGCCCAGCAGCTGCTGAGCGTGTGCGCCAATGCGCTGCGCCTCTCGCCCCAGGCCGATGTGGCGCTGCGCGCCGGCCTGGCGGCGCGCATCACCCAGTTCGGCCTTTATGGCTATGCGCTCTTGAGCAGCCCGACGGCGCGCGAGGCGGTGGCGATGGCGATGAAGTACCGCGCCCTCACCGCCCCGCTGGTGGGCATGGAATTCGCCGAGCGCGGCGCGCAGGTGGCCTGGCAGTTCAGCGACGCCTACCGGCTCGGCGAAGGCTCGCCGCTCTACCGCTTCGTGCTGGAGTGGCAGCTGGGCACCCAGCTGGCCCTGCACCGCGATGTGCTGGGCACCGACTTGCGGCCGCGCGTCGTCTGCCTGCCCTACCCGGCACCCGCCCATGCGGCCCGTTATGCCGAGCTGCTGGGCTGCCCGGCCGAATTCGGCGCAAACGGCCGCTGCGAGCTGCTGTTCGACGCCAGCTGGCTCGAGCATGTGCCGGCCCAGGGCAACCCGGCCACCGCCCTGGTGGCGCGCGAGACCTGCGAGCGCCTGCTGGCCGAGTTCCAGCAGGCGCGCGGCGTCACCAGCCGCCTGATCGCCCTGCTGCTGCAGGCGCCGGGGCGTTTTCCCGGCATCGAGGACGTGGCGGCGGCATGGCAGATCAGCTCGCGCACGCTGCGGCGCCAGCTCGCCGAGGAGGGCAATGCCTTCCAGCAGGTGCTGGACAAGGTGCGCTGCCAGCTGGCGCTGGACTATCTGCGCCAGACCCAGCTCAGCAACGACGAGATCGCCGCCTCCCTGGGCTATAGCGAGGCGGCCAACTTCCGCGCCGCCTTCAAGCGCTGGACCGGGCTGACGCCCAGCGCGGCCAGGCGCAAGGGCTAG
- a CDS encoding CsgG/HfaB family protein has translation MRNTVLLAALAVVLAGCGKQGAQLGQGGSVVSGSAGPAGAQSAARELQKCEAPVATLALVENPNGYTMAGGYALPSSPLPLVRLLAQQSGCFRVVDRAAGLKAVIKEQELKDAGVLRQQGSTVAKGKGYEAQYSLTPSLTFSEQDAGRQLGGIMASIPVLNKLVGAAEHVKLKEAQVALLLTDNETTEQVAAATGSVQVTDLGMGGMMLGKLGGAAGAGWSNSNEGKVIAAAFLDAHNHLVTQLRMLQAKELPTPVATKPGKS, from the coding sequence ATGCGCAATACCGTTCTGCTGGCCGCCTTGGCCGTGGTGCTCGCCGGCTGCGGCAAGCAGGGAGCCCAGTTGGGGCAGGGGGGCTCGGTGGTGAGCGGTTCGGCCGGTCCGGCGGGGGCCCAGTCCGCCGCACGCGAGCTGCAGAAATGCGAGGCGCCGGTGGCCACCCTGGCCCTGGTGGAGAACCCCAACGGCTACACCATGGCAGGCGGCTATGCCCTGCCCAGCTCGCCGCTGCCGCTGGTGCGCCTGCTGGCCCAGCAGAGCGGCTGCTTCCGGGTGGTGGACCGCGCCGCCGGCCTCAAGGCCGTGATCAAGGAGCAGGAGCTCAAGGATGCCGGCGTGCTGCGCCAGCAGGGCAGCACGGTGGCTAAGGGCAAGGGTTACGAGGCTCAATACAGCCTCACCCCCAGCCTGACCTTCTCAGAGCAGGATGCCGGCCGCCAGCTGGGCGGCATCATGGCGTCCATCCCGGTGCTCAACAAGCTGGTGGGCGCGGCCGAGCATGTCAAGCTCAAGGAGGCGCAGGTGGCGCTGCTGCTGACCGACAACGAGACCACCGAACAAGTGGCCGCAGCGACCGGTTCGGTGCAGGTTACCGATCTGGGCATGGGCGGCATGATGCTGGGCAAGCTGGGCGGCGCCGCCGGCGCTGGCTGGAGCAATAGCAATGAAGGCAAGGTGATCGCCGCCGCATTTCTCGATGCCCACAACCACCTAGTGACCCAGCTGCGCATGTTGCAGGCCAAAGAGCTGCCGACGCCGGTTGCCACCAAGCCAGGCAAGAGCTGA
- the aspS gene encoding aspartate--tRNA ligase, translated as MRTCYAGQVSEKLLDQTVTLMGWAHRRRDHGGVIFIDLRDREGLVQVVCDPDRAEMFKVAEDVRNEFCLKIVGKVRARPAGTENANLTSGKIEILCHELEVLNPSVTPPFQLDDENLSETTRLTHRVLDLRRPYMQNNLMLRYRVAMEARKFLDEHGFIDIETPMLTKSTPEGARDYLVPSRVHDGTFFALPQSPQLFKQLLMVAGYDRYYQITKCFRDEDLRADRQPEFTQIDIETSFLTEQEIRDMFEGMIRHVFMKALNVDLGAYPVMKYADAMHRFGSDKPDLRVKLEFTELTDAMGDVDFKVFSTPATTPGGRVVALRVPGGAAMSRGEIDSYTEFVKIYGAKGLAWIKVNEVAKGREGLQSPIVKNLHDKAVADILARTGAQDGDLLFFGADKAKVVNDAIGALRLKVGHSEFGKSHGLFEDRWAPLWVVDFPMFEHDEENDRWAAVHHPFTAPKDGHEDLMVTDPGKCIAKAYDMVLNGWELGGGSIRIHRAEVQSKVFDALKISKEDAQVKFGFLLDALQYGAPPHGGLAFGLDRLVTLMTKADSIRDVIAFPKTQRAQCLLTGAPSYVDEKQLRELHIRLRNAGAAAA; from the coding sequence ATGCGTACCTGCTATGCCGGCCAAGTCAGCGAGAAGCTGCTCGACCAGACCGTGACCCTGATGGGCTGGGCCCATCGCCGCCGCGACCATGGCGGCGTGATCTTCATCGACCTGCGCGACCGCGAGGGCCTGGTGCAGGTGGTCTGCGACCCCGACCGCGCCGAGATGTTCAAGGTGGCGGAAGACGTGCGCAACGAGTTCTGCCTGAAGATCGTCGGCAAGGTGCGCGCGCGCCCGGCCGGCACCGAGAACGCCAACCTCACCAGCGGCAAGATCGAGATCCTCTGCCATGAGCTGGAAGTGCTGAACCCCTCGGTGACGCCCCCGTTCCAGCTGGACGACGAGAACCTCTCCGAGACCACGCGCCTCACGCACCGCGTGCTGGACCTGCGCCGCCCCTACATGCAGAACAACCTGATGCTGCGCTACCGCGTGGCGATGGAGGCGCGCAAGTTCCTGGACGAGCATGGCTTCATCGACATCGAGACGCCCATGCTCACCAAGAGCACGCCCGAGGGCGCGCGCGACTACCTGGTGCCCAGCCGTGTGCACGACGGCACCTTCTTCGCGCTGCCGCAATCGCCCCAGCTCTTCAAGCAGCTGCTGATGGTGGCCGGCTACGACCGCTACTACCAGATCACCAAGTGCTTCCGCGACGAAGACCTGCGCGCCGATCGCCAGCCCGAATTCACCCAGATCGATATCGAAACGAGCTTCCTCACCGAGCAGGAAATCCGTGACATGTTCGAGGGCATGATCCGCCACGTCTTCATGAAGGCGCTGAACGTGGACCTGGGCGCCTACCCGGTGATGAAGTACGCGGACGCGATGCACCGCTTCGGCTCCGACAAGCCGGACCTGCGCGTCAAGCTCGAGTTCACCGAACTCACCGATGCGATGGGCGATGTTGACTTCAAGGTCTTCTCCACCCCCGCCACCACCCCCGGTGGCCGCGTGGTCGCCCTGCGCGTGCCGGGCGGCGCGGCCATGAGCCGCGGCGAGATCGACAGCTACACCGAGTTCGTGAAGATTTACGGTGCCAAGGGCCTGGCCTGGATCAAGGTCAATGAAGTGGCCAAGGGCCGCGAAGGCCTGCAGTCGCCCATCGTCAAGAACCTGCACGACAAGGCCGTGGCCGACATCCTGGCGCGCACCGGCGCGCAGGACGGCGACCTGCTGTTCTTCGGTGCCGACAAGGCCAAGGTGGTGAACGATGCCATCGGCGCGCTGCGCCTGAAGGTGGGCCACAGCGAATTCGGCAAGAGCCATGGCCTGTTCGAAGACCGTTGGGCACCGCTGTGGGTGGTGGACTTCCCGATGTTCGAGCACGACGAAGAGAACGACCGCTGGGCGGCCGTGCACCACCCGTTCACCGCGCCCAAGGACGGTCACGAGGACCTGATGGTCACCGACCCGGGCAAGTGCATCGCCAAGGCCTACGACATGGTGCTGAACGGCTGGGAGCTGGGTGGCGGCTCGATCCGTATCCACCGCGCCGAGGTGCAGAGCAAGGTGTTCGACGCGCTCAAGATCAGCAAGGAAGATGCCCAGGTCAAGTTCGGCTTCCTGCTGGACGCGCTGCAGTACGGCGCGCCCCCGCACGGCGGCCTGGCCTTCGGCCTGGATCGCCTGGTGACGCTGATGACCAAGGCCGACTCGATCCGCGACGTGATCGCCTTCCCCAAGACCCAGCGCGCGCAATGCCTGCTGACCGGCGCACCCTCGTATGTGGACGAGAAGCAGCTGCGCGAGCTGCACATCCGCCTGCGCAATGCGGGTGCCGCAGCGGCCTGA
- the nudB gene encoding dihydroneopterin triphosphate diphosphatase encodes MQAAETFSKPYKIPESVLVVIHTPDLQVLMMERADRPGYWQCVTGSLDTPDEPLAQTARREVAEETGIAAGVLRDWGLANVYEIYPVWRHRYAPGVTHNTEHVFGLTVPAGTKVRLAPREHLQYRWLPWREAADLCFSPSNAEAVLQLPRFLAQQEEGT; translated from the coding sequence ATGCAAGCCGCCGAGACCTTTTCCAAGCCCTACAAGATCCCCGAATCGGTGCTGGTGGTGATCCATACGCCCGATCTGCAGGTGCTGATGATGGAGCGCGCCGACCGGCCCGGTTACTGGCAATGCGTGACCGGCTCGCTCGACACGCCCGACGAGCCGCTAGCCCAGACCGCGCGCCGCGAGGTGGCCGAGGAGACCGGCATCGCCGCCGGCGTCTTGCGCGACTGGGGCCTGGCCAATGTCTACGAGATCTACCCGGTCTGGCGCCATCGCTATGCGCCGGGGGTGACGCACAACACCGAGCATGTGTTCGGCCTCACCGTGCCGGCCGGCACCAAGGTGCGCCTGGCCCCGCGCGAGCATCTGCAATACCGCTGGCTGCCCTGGCGCGAGGCGGCGGACCTGTGCTTCTCGCCCTCCAACGCCGAGGCGGTGCTGCAGCTGCCGCGCTTCCTGGCGCAGCAAGAGGAGGGCACATGA
- a CDS encoding amylo-alpha-1,6-glucosidase produces MFTSRFIHAALLAAALLLVHPSPATALNTATKAAAVVPEDEPLKIDLRHNYFSRRGSWVTLFPTAAQGTLRYYFARMYNLRGDWLDLGFLPAGLARPVAFTAQPSHLSVQAGAGGDASAQVYLLGPLDSVIDGRGFELQLAPARTDLALHTVHGDHGDELAVDSEGWACRVQVLSGTLVQVDGHWRVRPVQGRLRVAIRMARGVVPAPLDVRPAADMAAVARDWADWRAHMPAVSPANQRTAEAAWWTLWNLHAPQDDVFVTQAVLESKAYMNSEWPWDHAFVALALGLTQLDAALDEFMIPFANMDARGQLPDRMLPDEIYRGATKPPIHGWALLKLMERHRFSRPQLERVYAPLVRWTEFWFAQRDANRNGLPAYGGENSGWESGWDNATALGDPKLRYESPDLQAYLVLQMRALARIAEQLGRADEAQGWFRRADEHQARLMRQLWHGDRFVLRVEDTQATTTSDSLLPFMPLVLGERLDKPVFEQLADELARRFLTPYGLATEAPASPRYASDGYWRGPIWAPTTYLLIDGLRRGGRPELARDIARRFIGMIERADGFYENYDALSGAPLCNKAFAWTAAVDLLLMHETFAGFGR; encoded by the coding sequence ATGTTCACGAGCCGATTCATCCACGCTGCCCTGCTGGCGGCCGCATTGCTGCTGGTGCACCCAAGCCCCGCCACTGCGCTGAACACAGCCACCAAGGCAGCGGCCGTCGTTCCGGAGGACGAGCCTCTCAAGATCGATCTGCGCCACAACTACTTCAGCCGCCGCGGCTCCTGGGTGACCCTGTTCCCGACCGCCGCGCAGGGCACGCTGCGCTACTACTTCGCACGCATGTACAACCTGCGGGGTGACTGGCTGGATCTGGGCTTTCTGCCCGCCGGCTTGGCGCGTCCGGTGGCCTTCACGGCGCAACCCAGCCACCTGAGTGTGCAGGCAGGCGCCGGTGGTGACGCATCCGCCCAGGTCTACTTGCTGGGGCCGCTGGACTCGGTGATCGACGGCCGCGGCTTTGAGCTTCAGCTGGCACCGGCGCGCACCGATCTCGCCCTGCATACGGTGCACGGCGATCACGGCGACGAGCTTGCCGTTGATTCGGAAGGATGGGCCTGCCGGGTACAGGTGCTGTCCGGCACGCTGGTGCAGGTGGATGGGCATTGGCGCGTCCGCCCCGTGCAGGGCCGGCTACGCGTAGCGATCCGCATGGCTCGGGGCGTGGTGCCCGCCCCCCTCGACGTGCGCCCTGCCGCTGATATGGCTGCCGTTGCACGCGACTGGGCGGACTGGCGTGCGCACATGCCCGCTGTCAGCCCGGCCAACCAACGAACGGCCGAAGCGGCGTGGTGGACGTTGTGGAACTTGCACGCGCCGCAAGACGATGTGTTCGTTACGCAGGCCGTGCTGGAGTCCAAGGCCTACATGAATTCGGAATGGCCCTGGGACCATGCCTTCGTCGCCCTGGCGCTCGGGCTCACGCAGCTGGACGCGGCGCTGGACGAATTCATGATCCCGTTTGCCAATATGGACGCGCGGGGCCAGTTGCCTGACCGCATGCTGCCCGACGAGATCTACCGTGGCGCCACCAAGCCGCCGATTCATGGCTGGGCCTTGCTGAAGCTGATGGAGCGCCATCGCTTCAGCCGGCCGCAGCTGGAGCGTGTGTATGCGCCGCTGGTGCGCTGGACAGAGTTCTGGTTTGCGCAGCGCGATGCCAACCGCAATGGCCTTCCGGCCTATGGCGGCGAAAACAGCGGCTGGGAAAGTGGCTGGGACAACGCCACCGCCTTGGGCGACCCGAAGCTTCGTTATGAGTCGCCCGATCTGCAGGCCTATCTGGTGCTGCAGATGCGCGCCTTGGCGCGTATCGCCGAGCAACTGGGGCGTGCAGATGAGGCGCAGGGTTGGTTCCGTCGCGCCGATGAGCACCAAGCCCGGTTGATGCGCCAACTCTGGCACGGCGATCGCTTCGTGCTGAGAGTGGAGGATACGCAGGCCACCACCACCAGCGACAGCCTGCTGCCCTTCATGCCCCTGGTGCTGGGCGAGCGGCTGGACAAGCCTGTGTTCGAGCAGCTGGCGGATGAGCTGGCGCGGCGCTTCCTCACGCCCTATGGGCTGGCCACCGAAGCGCCCGCGAGCCCCCGATATGCGTCCGATGGCTACTGGCGTGGTCCGATCTGGGCACCCACCACCTATCTGCTCATCGACGGACTGCGTCGCGGTGGCCGTCCCGAACTGGCGCGCGACATCGCCCGGCGCTTTATCGGCATGATCGAACGAGCCGATGGCTTCTATGAGAACTACGACGCGCTCTCGGGTGCACCGCTTTGCAACAAGGCGTTTGCCTGGACCGCGGCCGTCGACCTGCTCTTGATGCACGAGACATTCGCGGGCTTCGGACGGTGA
- a CDS encoding SDR family oxidoreductase, with the protein MRADWHEQVAVVTGAAGGLGAALARRLAAAGARVALLDRDGAAAEQLAAELRRAGLQAQAWACDISEQPQVQQVFAQLEGQWGGVTLLINNAGIAARALARDCRAEVVRRVMAVNYFGAVHCTEAALPALLAARGRIVVISSVAGFSPLIGRSAYAASKHALHGFFDSLRSELQGTGVAVTLVCPSFIATGIEAAALGGDGRPLARRRDVSGGLASADAVAASILHAAARRQRLLLPSATARAAYLLSRLAPALYETLMRRRVGAEFS; encoded by the coding sequence ATGAGGGCGGACTGGCACGAGCAGGTGGCCGTGGTCACTGGCGCGGCGGGCGGCCTGGGCGCGGCGCTCGCCCGGCGCCTGGCCGCGGCCGGCGCGCGCGTGGCCCTGCTGGACCGCGATGGCGCCGCCGCCGAGCAGCTGGCGGCCGAGCTGCGCCGCGCCGGCCTGCAGGCCCAGGCCTGGGCCTGCGACATCAGCGAGCAGCCCCAGGTGCAGCAGGTCTTCGCCCAGCTGGAAGGGCAGTGGGGCGGGGTGACGCTGCTGATCAACAACGCTGGCATCGCCGCCCGTGCGCTGGCGCGCGATTGCCGCGCCGAGGTGGTGCGGCGCGTCATGGCGGTGAACTATTTCGGCGCCGTGCATTGCACCGAGGCGGCGCTGCCCGCGCTGCTGGCCGCGCGCGGCCGCATCGTCGTGATCAGCAGCGTGGCGGGCTTCTCGCCGCTGATCGGCCGCAGCGCCTATGCCGCCAGCAAGCATGCGCTGCATGGCTTCTTCGACAGCCTGCGCAGCGAGCTGCAGGGCACGGGCGTCGCGGTGACCCTGGTCTGCCCCAGCTTCATCGCCACCGGCATCGAGGCCGCGGCGCTGGGCGGCGACGGCAGGCCGCTGGCGCGCCGGCGCGATGTCAGCGGCGGCCTGGCCAGCGCCGACGCGGTGGCCGCAAGCATCCTGCACGCCGCCGCCCGGCGCCAGCGCCTGCTGCTGCCGAGCGCGACGGCGCGCGCCGCCTACCTGCTGAGCCGGCTCGCGCCGGCGCTTTACGAAACCCTGATGCGCCGCCGCGTCGGCGCCGAGTTCTCCTGA
- a CDS encoding endonuclease/exonuclease/phosphatase family protein, with product MRAGFRASSLGLHSSHSAFASQRLRIATYNIHKGVRGVGPGKRLEIHNLGLGIEALDADLVFLQEVRHFHHREARQFERTWFGWPEQGQAEFLAPEGYEVAYRTNAVTKHGEHGNALLSRWPIGDVGHHDVSDHRFEQRGLLHVPVTWQGHEIHTVVAHLGLMHSSRVRQVQRLAEFIAAHVPAGARLAVAGDFNDWGERLDAPMRDCGLARAAPPSGKARPATFPSRVPVFSLDRIYTRGLECLSMQVPRGNAWARMSDHLPLVAEFELG from the coding sequence ATGAGAGCGGGCTTTCGCGCCTCCTCACTGGGGCTGCATAGCAGCCATAGCGCCTTCGCCAGCCAGCGCCTGCGCATCGCCACCTACAACATCCACAAGGGCGTGCGCGGCGTCGGCCCCGGCAAGCGCCTGGAGATCCACAACCTGGGCCTGGGCATCGAGGCGCTGGACGCCGATCTGGTGTTCCTGCAGGAAGTGCGCCATTTCCACCACCGCGAGGCGCGCCAGTTCGAGCGCACCTGGTTCGGCTGGCCCGAGCAGGGCCAGGCCGAGTTCCTCGCGCCCGAAGGCTATGAGGTGGCCTACCGCACCAATGCCGTCACCAAGCATGGCGAGCATGGCAATGCCCTGCTGTCGCGCTGGCCGATCGGCGACGTGGGCCACCACGACGTCTCGGACCATCGCTTCGAGCAGCGCGGCCTGCTGCATGTGCCGGTGACCTGGCAGGGCCACGAGATCCACACCGTGGTGGCGCATCTGGGGCTCATGCACAGCAGCCGGGTGCGCCAGGTGCAGCGCCTGGCCGAGTTCATCGCCGCCCATGTGCCGGCCGGCGCACGCCTGGCGGTGGCGGGCGACTTCAACGACTGGGGCGAGCGCCTGGATGCGCCGATGCGCGACTGCGGCCTGGCGCGCGCCGCGCCACCCAGCGGCAAGGCAAGACCTGCCACCTTCCCCTCGCGCGTGCCGGTGTTCTCGCTCGACCGCATCTACACCCGCGGGCTGGAATGCCTCAGCATGCAGGTGCCGCGCGGCAATGCCTGGGCGCGCATGTCCGACCATCTGCCCCTGGTGGCGGAGTTCGAACTTGGCTGA
- a CDS encoding bile acid:sodium symporter family protein → MLAANPQAIDLVRLNFNPQAQLALSLVLALVMFGIALDLHLDDFKQALARPRALAIGMLSHHLLFPAATFAMIQLLEPAPSIGLGMLLVSSCPAGHISNFFTHRAHGNAALSVSISTLSTLGAIVMTPLNVTFWASRDPALAALLRSFSLEPLRMLLEVGLLLGLPLAAGLAVQARSPALAQRLHGPMKRFSMLVFLAFVVGALALNWAIFMEWGRYVVLLVLAHNAMALAGGYGFGRLARLPERDCRAVAFETGIQNSGLGLVLIFNFFGGLGGMAIITAWWGIWHIAAGMGLSSFWLWRDGRKEVAA, encoded by the coding sequence ATGCTCGCTGCCAACCCGCAAGCCATCGATCTGGTGCGGCTGAACTTCAACCCGCAGGCCCAGTTGGCCCTCAGCCTGGTGCTGGCGCTGGTGATGTTCGGCATCGCGCTGGACCTGCATCTGGACGACTTCAAGCAGGCGCTGGCCAGGCCGCGCGCGCTCGCGATCGGCATGCTCAGCCACCACCTGCTGTTCCCGGCGGCCACCTTCGCGATGATCCAGCTGCTGGAGCCGGCGCCCTCGATCGGCCTGGGCATGCTGCTGGTCTCGTCCTGCCCGGCCGGCCATATCTCCAACTTCTTCACCCACCGGGCGCATGGCAACGCGGCGCTGTCGGTCTCGATCAGCACGCTCTCGACCCTGGGCGCGATCGTGATGACGCCGCTCAACGTGACGTTCTGGGCCTCCCGGGACCCGGCGCTGGCGGCGCTGCTGCGCAGCTTCTCGCTGGAGCCGCTGCGCATGCTGCTGGAGGTGGGCCTGCTGCTGGGCCTGCCGCTGGCCGCCGGCCTCGCGGTGCAGGCGCGCTCGCCCGCGCTGGCGCAGCGCCTGCATGGGCCGATGAAGCGCTTCTCGATGCTGGTGTTCCTGGCCTTCGTGGTGGGCGCGCTGGCGCTCAACTGGGCCATCTTCATGGAATGGGGCCGCTACGTGGTGCTGCTGGTGCTGGCCCACAACGCCATGGCCCTGGCCGGCGGCTATGGCTTCGGCCGGCTCGCGCGCCTGCCCGAGCGCGACTGCCGTGCCGTCGCCTTCGAGACCGGCATCCAGAACTCCGGCCTGGGCCTGGTGCTGATCTTCAACTTCTTCGGCGGCCTGGGCGGCATGGCCATCATCACCGCCTGGTGGGGCATCTGGCATATCGCCGCGGGCATGGGGCTGTCGAGCTTCTGGCTCTGGCGCGATGGCCGCAAGGAGGTGGCAGCATGA